From the Malus domestica chromosome 17, GDT2T_hap1 genome, one window contains:
- the LOC139193418 gene encoding uncharacterized protein codes for MAKGVLRESKGFALHQKKSWWWNEEVHAKVKAKKECCKALYMDRTDKNCEKYKIAKKEAKKAVKETKLASFDDMDKRLDTKEGELDIYKLVRARERKTRDFNKVRCIKDENGNVLATENAVKDKWRGYFHNMFNEEYEMSTSLGVE; via the coding sequence atGGCAAAAGGGGTATTAAGAGAGTCCAAGGGGTTCGCTCTACATCAAAAgaaatcttggtggtggaatgaggaggtacatgCAAAAgttaaggctaagaaggaatgttgtaaagccttatacatgGATAGAACCGACAAAAACTGTGAAAAGTATAAAATAGCGAAGAAGGAGGCAAAGAAAGCTGTGAAAGAAACAAAGCTAGCATCATTTGACGATATGGATAAGCGATtggataccaaagaaggagagttggatatctataaactagttAGAGCTAGGGAAAGGAAGACAAGAGACTTCAACAAAGTAAGGTGCATTAAGGATGAGAATGGAAATGTTCTAGCTACAGAGAACGCAGTTAAAGATAAATGGAGAGGGTATTTTCATAATATGTTCAATGAAGAAtatgaaatgagtacttctttgggagttgagtaa
- the LOC103405443 gene encoding AUGMIN subunit 4: protein MAKGLQQQQGQNLPSDLTQVIDQLERHCLAPDGSLVSKSAYFDLQLAREEMSRERLRYLEAMALYSEAIAMVEEYQQAVSVANLGGIRDLQLGLKNPPQLYETLEHRMIVSEAAQRLRLPLISKDGEIHEEEIEKCSTMSRSSLESTSTSVTVSSSSNSTNYNAVTSTASGANNNISLSATETVESGVGGIPNCFLGITPAYLWQTQLLQTPLSMDMTEYQLCLSQEIEARLKAKCDKLADAFIMDDIDSSSGHQNSSSRLPERVKLIIEEMEREETALREDLYSADRKFAEYYNVLEQILGVLIKLVRDLKLQHQHKYDGLQKTWLCKRCETMSAKLRVLEHVLLLETYTKESIPALHKIRKYLLEATEEASIAYNKAVTRLREYQGVDPHFDTIARQYHDIIKKLENMQWTIHQVEMDLKRLPDHANA from the exons ATGGCGAAGGGACTGCAACAACAACAAGGGCAAAACCTGCCATCGGATTTGACCCAAGTCATTGATCAGCTGGAGCGCCACTGCTTGGCTCCCGATGGTTCTCTCGTCTCCAAATCTGCCTACTTCGACCTCCAACtc GCAAGGGAGGAAATGTCCCGGGAAAGATTGCGATACTTGGAAGCCATg GCATTGTATAGTGAGGCAATTGCAATGGTGGAGGAGTATCAACAAGCGGTTTCTGTGGCTAACCTTGGAGGCATTCGGGATCTACAATTGGGCTTGAAGAACCCTCCTCAG TTGTATGAGACATTAGAGCATCGTATGATCGTTTCAGAAGCAGCTCAAAGACTGAGGCTTCCTCTTATCTCCAAAGATGGTGAAATTCACGAGGAAGAAATTGAAAAGTGTAGTACCATGTCACGCAGTTCTCTAGAAAGTACCAGTACCAGTGTTACGGTCAGCTCAAGCTCCAACTCAACAAATTATAATGCTGTGACTAGCACTGCTAGTGGCGCAAACAACAATATTTCTCTTAGTGCAACTGAAACTGTGGAATCTGGGGTTGGTGGTATTCCCAATTGCTTTCTTGGAATAACACCTGCATATTTATGGCAAACACAGCTCCTACAAACACCGTTGTCAATG GATATGACAGAATACCAGTTGTGTCTTTCCCAAGAGATTGAAGCTCGTTTAAAAGCTAAATGTGATAAGCTAGCTGATGCCTTTATAATGGATGACATTg ACTCGTCATCTGGGCATCAAAATTCAAGTTCTCGGCTTCCAGAAAG GGTAAAGTTGATAATTGAGGAGATGGAAAGGGAAGAAACAGCTCTGCGGGAAGATCTATATTCCGCAGATAGAAAATTTGCTGAATATTATAAT GTCCTGGAGCAGATACTGGGAGTGCTTATCAAGCTGGTCAGAGATTTGAAGTTGCAACATCAACATAAATAT GACGGACTGCAAAAAACATGGCTGTGCAAAAGGTGTGAGACCATGAGTGCAAAATTGAG GGTCCTAGAGCATGTTCTCCTTCTGGAAACTTATACTAAGGAATCAATACCGGCCCTACATAAAATAAG GAAGTATCTCCTTGAAGCTACAGAGGAAGCTTCTATTGCATATAATAAAGCG GTTACACGTCTTCGGGAGTATCAGGGTGTTGATCCTCACTTTGATACAATTGCAAGGCAGTACCACGATATTATAAAG AAATTGGAAAATATGCAGTGGACAATCCACCAAGTTGAAATGGACTTGAAGCGACTCCCAGATCACGCAAATGCATAG